A genomic region of Solanum dulcamara chromosome 2, daSolDulc1.2, whole genome shotgun sequence contains the following coding sequences:
- the LOC129876458 gene encoding transcriptional regulator STERILE APETALA-like — protein MSSPPSLGGGEGPSSSRRGRRAGNDVWPEPFVEDLALSIATDASHSVGRLAAAQALAVIFQVCSTWQAVSHSDLLWQNLTRRIWNRHELLRQTWREEYIYWHQTANNFLHHRYIYNTLHFMPENNVEGDDDNNNNNTDSLFCRRLAFSDHHLAAGFSNGSVQLFFLPRRLHLSTFHPHHRDRLGRFSRAVSGIILSDVQLVFASLDGDIHVVIIGDAAPPRRVHLGDVVNDGALVDFTGCEQWWVGLYAGVPGRAFHIWNRETEELVFVGGELTDPEALMGWHLLTELTEIVGRIRVTTRETAVACTSLQLMVIDLQNQGIIIRAQPSRRGIIVASFDARNETLVAVDTRGVANVRRVDDLEERCRFNVRGANQRGVIGCINGGYAMMWIGSVIRVWDIEHGTYLYSLGESIGDINAIIADERYVAGCSSDATIHLWDFGAQ, from the exons ATGTCATCACCACCATCTttaggaggaggagaaggaccTTCTTCCTCTAGGAGAGGCAGACGTGCTGGAAATGATGTTTGGCCAGAGCCTTTTGTGGAGGATTTGGCTTTGTCAATTGCCACAGATGCTTCACATTCCGTTGGCCGCTTGGCTGCTGCCCAAGCCCTAGCCGTTATTTTTCAG GTTTGTTCAACATGGCAAGCAGTGTCACACTCCGATCTGCTCTGGCAAAACCTGACCCGGCGTATATGGAACCGCCACGAGCTTCTTAGGCAAACATGGAGGGAGGAGTACATATATTGGCATCAAACAGCCAATAATTTCCTTCACCATAGATACATTTATAACACCCTCCATTTCATGCCTGAAAACAACGTTGAGGGTGATGatgataacaacaataacaacaccGACAGTCTCTTCTGTCGTCGTTTAGCCTTCTCTGATCACCATCTAGCTGCCGGTTTTTCCAATGGCTCGGTTCAATTATTTTTCCTACCTAGGAGGCTACATTTGTCAACATTCCACCCTCATCACCGTGATCGCCTAGGTCGATTCTCTAGGGCTGTTTCTGGGATTATTTTGTCTGATGTTCAACTTGTATTTGCTTCTCTAGATGGTGATATTCATGTTGTGATCATTGGTGATGCTGCACCACCTAGACGGGTTCATTTAGGTGATGTGGTGAATGATGGTGCTTTGGTGGATTTTACTGGCTGTGAACAGTGGTGGGTTGGTCTCTATGCAG GTGTTCCAGGGCGTGCATTTCACATATGGAATAGGGAGACAGAAGAACTAGTCTTTGTTGGTGGTGAATTAACAGATCCAGAAGCGTTAATGGGTTGGCACCTACTGACCGAGTTAACCGAGATCGTCGGTCGAATCAGAGTAACAACCCGCGAGACAGCCGTGGCGTGCACCAGCCTTCAGCTCATGGTAATCGACTTGCAAAACCAAGGCATAATAATAAGAGCTCAACCATCCCGGAGAGGGATCATCGTTGCATCATTCGATGCCCGTAACGAGACGCTGGTGGCTGTTGACACCCGAGGCGTAGCCAACGTGCGTCGGGTGGATGATTTGGAGGAAAGATGCAGGTTTAATGTTAGAGGTGCTAACCAAAGAGGGGTTATTGGGTGCATAAATGGAGGATATGCAATGATGTGGATAGGTAGTGTTATTAGGGTATGGGATATTGAACATGGAACCTATCTATATAGTCTTGGGGAGAGCATAGGAGATATTAATGCTATAATTGCTGATGAAAGGTATGTGGCAGGTTGTTCAAGTGATGCCACTATACATTTGTGGGACTTTGGTGCACAATAG